From the genome of Nicotiana sylvestris chromosome 2, ASM39365v2, whole genome shotgun sequence, one region includes:
- the LOC138885227 gene encoding uncharacterized protein: protein MSKSPRAASFSKEWKRNLEIVHSYLVKAQKRMKRHAYQNRRFVEYRLGDKMMVKIPKRYLFAGVHDPCLLQKYIGPLSIERRIRKVAYRVDTLVKIHPVIHFSLLKHFGEDIEDPSRSQLKIPSIRGPNSTGKRRAEAILDDRVIHASRKDHQEFLVKWQGCDAENTWERGTNLKAYKSLIDYYLASEVLRTSPS from the coding sequence ATGtcaaaatctcctcgagctgctagctttTCAAAAGAATGGAAGCGAAATTTGGAGATAGTACACAGTTATCTTGTCAAAGCCCAAAAGCGCATGAAGAGGCACGCTTATCAAaatcgtcgctttgttgaataccgATTAGGAGACAAAatgatggtcaaaattccaaagagATATTTGTTTGCAGGGGTCCATGACCCTTGCCTATTACAAAAATACATTGGACCCTTGTCGATTGAAAGGCGCATTaggaaagttgcataccgggtggataccctAGTGAAAATCCATCCCGTCATCCATTTCAGTCTTCTGAAACATTTTGGCGAAGACATAGAGGATCCTTCACGGAGCCAACTCAAAATACCTAGTATTCGAGGCCCCAACTCAACGGGGAAAAGGCGTGCTGAAGCTATTCTTGATGATCGAGTGATTCAcgcctcaaggaaagatcaccaggagttcttggtgaaatggcagggctgtgatgcagagaacacttgggagaggggaacaaacctcaaagcctacaagagcctaattgatTATTATCTTGCAAGTGAGGTGTTGAGGACGTCTCCATCttag